From a region of the Rhodococcus sp. 4CII genome:
- a CDS encoding phosphotransferase family protein, whose amino-acid sequence MTTSHAEADTDADREDSAVDLTALAAYLDTALDGGVQGELSAGLISGGRSNPTYRVADADRTWVLRRPPYGHVLPSAHDMKREFTVIRGLAGTAVPVPEAVLLCEDKSVLGAPFYLMELVDGMSVGTVEQASALTPDDRRRLGLALADTLAELHGVDPHAVGLGSFGRPDGYLERQLDRWSRQWEASRTTDRPEVGVLLDKLRRALPTSRFPGIVHGDVKLDNVLASRDDAGTIVAVLDWEMATLGDTLADVGIMLSFWDQPGEVDNPVTKGLARLDGFPTRAELLDRYAAQRGIDISDIDWYTVFADFKIAVILEGITARHAQGGTVGGGFDDVGDMVGPLLQRALDLAAASAVSELRR is encoded by the coding sequence ATGACGACGTCCCACGCCGAAGCGGACACCGACGCGGACCGGGAGGATTCGGCAGTCGATCTCACCGCCCTCGCCGCCTACCTCGACACCGCTCTCGACGGGGGTGTACAGGGAGAGTTGTCGGCGGGACTGATCAGCGGTGGCCGCTCGAACCCCACCTACCGGGTCGCCGACGCCGACCGGACGTGGGTCCTGCGGCGGCCCCCGTACGGGCACGTCCTGCCGAGCGCCCACGACATGAAGCGCGAGTTCACCGTGATCCGGGGACTGGCGGGAACCGCCGTTCCGGTACCTGAAGCGGTGCTGCTGTGCGAGGACAAGTCCGTGCTCGGCGCGCCGTTCTACCTCATGGAACTGGTGGACGGGATGTCTGTCGGGACGGTCGAGCAGGCGTCGGCGCTGACCCCGGACGACCGGCGGCGGCTCGGACTGGCCCTCGCCGACACCCTCGCGGAGTTGCACGGTGTGGATCCCCACGCGGTCGGGCTGGGTTCCTTCGGCCGCCCCGACGGCTACCTGGAACGGCAACTCGACCGTTGGTCCCGGCAATGGGAGGCCTCGCGCACCACCGACCGCCCCGAGGTGGGCGTGCTGCTGGACAAGCTCCGCCGGGCGTTGCCCACCAGTCGCTTTCCCGGAATCGTGCATGGAGACGTGAAACTCGACAACGTGCTCGCGTCCCGCGACGACGCCGGGACGATCGTCGCGGTCCTGGACTGGGAGATGGCGACCCTCGGCGACACCCTCGCGGACGTCGGGATCATGCTGAGCTTCTGGGACCAGCCCGGCGAGGTCGACAACCCGGTGACCAAGGGCCTCGCGCGACTCGACGGATTCCCCACCCGCGCGGAGCTTCTCGACCGTTACGCCGCGCAGCGCGGCATCGACATCTCCGACATCGACTGGTACACGGTGTTCGCCGACTTCAAGATCGCCGTCATCCTCGAGGGCATCACCGCCCGGCACGCGCAGGGCGGCACCGTCGGTGGCGGTTTCGACGATGTCGGCGACATGGTCGGACCGCTGTTGCAGCGCGCACTCGACCTCGCCGCGGCGTCGGCCGTGTCCGAGCTTCGCCGCTGA
- a CDS encoding MFS transporter, with protein sequence MTDQLTGSAATTEWRAEDRVRARRAAVAGGVGTLIEYYDFSLYGYLAIVMAPLFFPSSDPATALLSALAVFGTAYLMRPLGGIVFGHFGDRFGRKKALLATLVCMGLGSMAMGFLPTHAQAGIWATVLLVFVRMVQGFSAGGEVGGSATFISESAPRHLEATYGAFTPLGSTMGFAMAAAVAGTVSALTTDAQLESWGWRVPFLLALPLTLLCLWARTRVEETHGDDDEPGPAQAPVVAVFRRQPLALVQSVGISLACNGTAYVGLTYMSIHLMKSLGYERTPVYWIATAVIGIVALAMPLGGIVADRIGRLRFTVIGLAGFAIVTYPAMAVMHHSVWIAAIAYLLIMVNTIGTQVGSYTLLPLLFDKDVRFTGVAMGWNLGVVIAGGTAPFVAVWLVEKTGNILSPALFVTVAAVIGLIAVAGVARRSKVAQEQLG encoded by the coding sequence ATGACGGACCAGTTGACCGGGTCTGCAGCCACCACCGAATGGCGGGCCGAAGACCGCGTGCGGGCACGCCGCGCCGCGGTCGCGGGCGGAGTCGGCACCCTGATCGAGTACTACGACTTCAGCCTGTACGGCTACCTCGCGATCGTGATGGCGCCACTGTTCTTCCCCAGCAGCGACCCGGCCACGGCCCTGCTGTCCGCGCTCGCCGTGTTCGGCACCGCCTACCTCATGCGGCCGCTCGGCGGCATCGTGTTCGGGCACTTCGGCGACCGATTCGGACGGAAGAAGGCCCTCCTCGCGACGCTCGTCTGCATGGGCCTCGGCAGCATGGCGATGGGATTCCTGCCCACCCATGCGCAGGCGGGCATCTGGGCCACCGTGCTTCTCGTTTTCGTCCGGATGGTCCAGGGCTTCTCGGCCGGCGGCGAGGTCGGCGGTTCCGCCACGTTCATCTCCGAATCCGCGCCGCGGCACCTCGAGGCGACCTACGGCGCCTTCACCCCGCTCGGCTCCACGATGGGATTCGCGATGGCCGCCGCGGTCGCGGGTACCGTGTCCGCACTCACCACCGACGCGCAACTCGAGAGCTGGGGGTGGCGGGTCCCGTTCCTGCTCGCGTTGCCGCTCACCCTGCTCTGCCTGTGGGCCCGCACCCGGGTCGAGGAGACCCACGGCGACGACGACGAGCCCGGACCGGCCCAGGCGCCGGTCGTCGCCGTCTTCCGGCGCCAGCCGCTCGCCCTCGTGCAGTCGGTCGGAATCAGTTTGGCGTGCAACGGAACCGCCTACGTCGGCCTCACGTACATGAGCATCCACCTCATGAAGAGCCTCGGTTACGAACGCACCCCCGTCTACTGGATCGCCACCGCTGTCATCGGAATCGTTGCGCTCGCAATGCCACTCGGCGGGATCGTCGCCGACCGGATCGGGCGGTTGCGGTTCACGGTCATCGGCCTGGCCGGTTTCGCGATCGTCACCTACCCCGCGATGGCCGTCATGCACCACAGTGTGTGGATCGCGGCGATCGCCTACCTGCTGATCATGGTCAACACCATCGGCACCCAGGTCGGCTCGTACACCCTGCTGCCGTTGCTGTTCGACAAGGACGTCCGCTTCACCGGCGTGGCCATGGGCTGGAACCTCGGCGTCGTCATCGCGGGCGGGACCGCCCCCTTCGTCGCCGTCTGGCTCGTGGAGAAGACCGGAAACATCCTGTCGCCAGCGCTCTTCGTCACCGTCGCCGCCGTCATCGGACTGATCGCCGTCGCCGGCGTCGCCCGGAGATCGAAGGTCGCGCAGGAGCAACTCGGCTGA